One segment of Anastrepha obliqua isolate idAnaObli1 chromosome 3, idAnaObli1_1.0, whole genome shotgun sequence DNA contains the following:
- the LOC129240250 gene encoding girdin isoform X1: MANAGTATPMEIDDFINGALVNWLESCLPRPEVLTGYSSLLDGNIIHSVWLQIDPEPQNHPTDIRDLVGVSLCIARSKNFECIARNLKSLFEEELEHTILVLPDVYILGYHPESRHGLEQMKILLTLLLGAAVQCPNREIFIGRIKMLDVETQHAIVGLIKQVTEDQSLVLTKESVNLLTPVNMYNHILRLTKERDNIYLRWITSMCSESDLNMSACGDGSISIPLSPLSCALTTSCPTSNENNHMAVELADLKSKIRKLRQELEEKSENQLELREELEHKNAQYEKLRAESQEWYAEAKRAYAYRDEVDVLRERAERADRLEIEVQKFREKLTDADFYKTRVEELREDNRMLLETKEMLEDQLQRARKRSEHVMKLESEIIKYKQKLNDMALERTLDRTKLEELLEENTQLQLVAKNLNSSQRLDSAFSDNEDECNSGDNSLSEQLTNDAQTRILKLELRNKQLSAALEQLKENSFHESTNKILDLEKDKKKLSLKLEQMQDNIQRLTQQNAALEDVFKSALEENKKLQDTMDDRQKSYERQGQERELERNKLMDLEQHVETLNKEKQRLQTLNESIQRRADDLDRLLDTRTKEIQQLTERSQEVSKVKEKVYDLEAKLSVCERENNSLLKEVTKLKENSEEKSVQLDESTAKVEAQTKDIERLTKELAETDLIQQKIVELEKQNQELISQRDIDAETIATLRNDLVSGTLATNKVRQNLEKLGLTDSGEADGNGDLNVETVVEKLVRNPETFKTVREIMLNVSKEQRQSENSKSDICVLCHRKEIYTVEKNIELSSSIEPQELSFEHKVTLSSPTSRQDRMEMLRLREANTNLSACYATLQTANIQLEAEKARLDVDVVTLGSQISSLNTQLVTLQVANSQLASEKDLLLKQSESVKQQNQNVQHDLMALRTLHDQLSAEYESLASGKEQLKLLLRDSRNETRELREHILGLEKRIIELTKENVVMKAYEDDLAILRTEHSKLTDDFRNLFRFKNEYKNIQEQYKMIRSDNSKLKKQNTELLRELDVKSDQIKTMENDAAYYSQQCEVLLQSNTHLDIDRKTLMDNISQLLSQYHELLSHSLEDKQHFREEEKSYTERLHNLSRQKEKLEEKIMEHYKKPETVIPKKKPFASSIVRRVKKAGSDFINKVPKSRNRRSWVDDSRLTSSQFMIGSESGGNDSDNSFEEPMSIASDTHLLQRNMPMRQSLQRELMDNTLSRGDIRSSLQAQKRTDLNNSRRNSVHGLEAPDVTGSSLTLGTAGSRRTVYLIDENQKIPETTTNSNGSDISASGRLSTSHSPLNSSDCLSSITLGGVSAASGDCMDADIGVGFAGVGMAEPQIPTTVTPVPKNDNPTTFLMYNRINTTIGSNTGTEGNITPGTSRDATLPPSNGATPASATPAPQEDKLMRKRTEDKSNSIWYEYGCV; encoded by the exons ATGGCTAACGCAGGAACAGCTACTCCCATGGAAATCGATGATTTTATAAATGGAGCTCTGGTTAATTGG TTGGAATCATGTTTGCCGCGCCCAGAAGTACTTACCGGCTATTCTTCTTTGTTAGATGGCAATATTATACACAGTGTGTGGTTGCAAATCGATCCAGAACCACAAAATCATCCAACAGATATCCGCGATTTAGTTGGAGTTTCGTTGTGTATAGCTCGGTCAAAAAACTTCGAATGCATTGCCCGCAATTTAAAATCCCTTTTCGAGGAAGAGCTCGAACACACTATACTCGTACTTCCCGACGTGTATATACTAGGGTACCATCCCGAATCGAGACACGGTTTggaacaaatgaaaattttgttaacaTTGCTATTGGGCGCTGCAGTACAATGTCCTAATCGCGAAATATTCATTGGACGCATTAAAATGCTAGACGTGGAAACTCAACATGCAATTGTTGGTTTGATCAAACAA GTAACTGAGGACCAAAGTCTCGTGCTTACAAAGGAATCTGTAAATTTACTCACACCTGTCAATATGTATAATCATATATTGCGTTTAACAAAGGAACGAGACAATATCTACTTGCGTTGGATTACCTCTATGTGCTCGGAGTCTGATTTAAATATGAGTGCTTGTGGTGATGGTTCGATAAGTATACCTCTTTCTCCACTCTCTTGCGCGTTGACGACGTCTTGCCCAACTTCTAATGAAAATAATCACATGGCAGTAGAGCTAGCTGATTTGAAATCCAAAATTCGCAAATTGCGACAAGAACT agaaGAGAAGTCGGAAAATCAACTTGAATTGCGTGAAGAACTAGAACATAAAAATGCGCAATACGAGAAATTGCGCGCAGag AGCCAAGAATGGTACGCTGAAGCAAAACGTGCCTATGCGTACCGTGATGAAGTAGATGTTCTAAGAGAACGTGCAGAGCGCGCTGATCGTTTGGAAATTGAGGTACaaaagtttcgagaaaaactaactgacgcagacTTTTATAAGACTCGTGTAGAAGAATTACGTGAGGATAATCGTATGCTTCTGGAAACAAA GGAAATGTTGGAAGATCAGTTGCAACGGGCACGAAAGCGTTCAGAACATGTGATGAAATTAGAATCTGAGAttattaaatacaaacaaaagctAAACGATATGGCACTGGAGCGAACTTTAGATCGTACTAAGTTAGAAGAACttttggaagaaaacacccagtTGCAATTAGTAGCGAAAAATCTTAATAGCAGCCAAAGACTTGATAGCGCCTTTTCAGATAACGAAGATGAATGCAATTCTGGCGATAACAGTTTGTCAGAGCAACTAACAAATGATGCTCAG ACacgaattttaaaattagaattaagaaATAAACAACTGTCGGCGGCGTTGGAACAACTGAAGGAGAATTCTTTCCATGAGTCTACAAATAAAATACTGGATCTTGAAAAGGATAAGAAAAAGTTATCTCTAAAACTTGAACAAATGCAAGATAACATTCAACGTTTAACGCAACAAAACGCTGCATTAGAAGATGTATTTAAAAGCGCCTTGGAAGAGAATAAAAAATTGCAGGACACAATGGATGATCGGCAAAAATCGTATGAACGCCAAGGTCAGGAACGTGAGTTGGAACGTAATAAGCTAATGGACTTGGAGCAGCATGTAGAAACTTTGAACAAGGAGAAACAACGCTTACAAACTCTGAACGAAAGTATACAGCGTCGCGCCGATGACTTAGATCGTCTGCTAGACACGCGTACGAAGGAAATTCAGCAGCTGACAGAACGCTCCCAAGAAGTGAGTAAGgttaaagaaaaagtgtacgaCTTGGAAGCGAAATTAAGTGTGTGTGAACGCGAAAATAATAGCCTTTTGAAAGAGGTAacgaaattgaaagaaaatagtgaagaaaaatcggTGCAACTAGATGAGTCGACAGCGAAGGTGGAAGCGCAAACCAAAGATATTGAACGACTTACAAAAGAATTGGCTGAAACAGAtctaatacaacaaaaaatcgtAGAACTCGAAAAGCAGAATCAGGAATTAATTTCTCAGCGTGATATTGATGCTGAAACTATAGCAACCTTACGCAATGATTTAGTGTCTGGTACTTTAGCCACCAATAAGGTGCGGCAAAACTTGGAAAAACTGGGCTTGACCGACAGTGGCGAGGCAGATGGAAATGGCGATTTGAATGTGGAAACTGTCGTCGAAAAATTGGTACGTAATCCCGAAACTTTCAAAACTGTGCGGGAAATTATGTTGAATGTATCGAAAGAGCAGCGTCAAAGCGAAAACTCGAAGTCAGATATTTGCGTGCTATGCCATCGCAAAGAGATTTATactgttgaaaaaaatattgaactatCATCTAGTATTGAGCCCCAGGAGCTAAGCTTCGAACACAAAGTTACCTTAAGCTCACCAACAAGTCGACAAGACCGTATGGAAATGTTACGGCTAAGAGAGGCAAACACCAATTTGAGTGCGTGTTATGCGACGCTACAAACTGCCAATATTCAATTAGAAGCCGAAAAGGCGCGCCTCGATGTAGACGTAGTAACGCTGGGTTCACAGATATCATCCCTGAACACACAATTGGTTACACTACAAGTGGCTAATTCACAACTTGCCTCTGAAAAGGACCTATTACTGAAGCAAAGTGAATCCGTTAAACAACAAAATCAGAATGTACAACATGACTTGATGGCGTTACGCACTTTGCACGATCAGCTTTCAGCAGAATACGAGTCGCTTGCCTCAGGCAAGGAACAGCTAAAGTTGCTGCTGCGCGATTCACGAAATGAGACACGCGAGCTGCGCGAACATATTTTGGGTTTAGAAAAGCGAATTATTGAACTAACAAAAGAAAATGTGGTCATGAAAGCCTATGAGGATGATTTGGCCATATTGCGTACAGAGCATTCGAAGCTGACTGatgattttcgaaatttgttcCGTTTCAAGAATGAATACAAAAACATACAG gagCAATACAAAATGATACGCTCAGATAATAgtaaactaaaaaagcaaaacacaGAACTACTGCGTGAGCTGGACGTGAAGAGTGACCAAATTAAAACCATGGAAAATGATGCCGCTTACTATTCACAACAGTGTGAA GTGTTACTGCAATCGAATACTCATCTAGATATAGATCGAAAAACCTTAATGGACAATATTTCCCAGTTATTATCCCAGTATCACGAGTTGCTTTCGCACTCCTTAGAAGACAAACAACATTTTCGCGAGGAAGAAAAAAGCTACACCGAACGCTTGCACAACTTGAGCCGCCAGAAAGAAAAGCTGGAGGAGAAAATAATGGAACACTATAAAAAGCCCGAAACTGTCATACCAAAAAA gaaACCTTTTGCCAGCAGCATTGTGCGGCGTGTGAAGAAAGCTGGATCGGATTTTATAAATAAGGTACCAAAAAGTCGG AATCGACGATCGTGGGTGGATGATTCGCGTCTAACATCGTCGCAGTTCATGATTGGGTCCGAGTCTGGTGGCAATGACTCTGATAATAGCTTTGAGGAGCCAATGTCCATTGCGTCGGATACACATTTGCTGCAACGAAACATGCCGATGAGGCAAAGTTTGCAAcg cgAACTTATGGATAACACACTTTCACGTGGTGATATACGGAGTAGTTTACAAGCACAAAAACGTACGGATTTGAATAATTCTCGTAGAAATAGCGTGCACGg TCTTGAAGCGCCAGATGTGACGGGCAGCAGCTTGACACTGGGTACAGCCGGTTCTCGACGCACAGTTTATTTGATcgatgaaaaccaaaaaattccCGAAACGACGACGAATAGCAACGGTAGTGATATAAGCGCAAGCGGTCGACTATCGACTTCTCATTCGCCTCTAAATTCAAGCGACTGCTTATCATCGATCACCTTAGGAGGCGTCAGTGCTGCTAGTGGCGATTGTATGGATGCAGATATAGGAGTTGGATTTGCTGGTGTAGGCATGGCCGAGCCGCAGATACCTACAACTGTGACACCCGTACCAAAAAACGACAATCCGACCACATTTCTTATGTACAATCGTATAAATACGACGATCGGCAGTAATACTGGCACTGAAGGCAATATAACCCCGGGTACATCACGTGATGCCACACTACCGCCAAGCAATGGTGCGACGCCAGCGTCGGCGACACCAGCACCGCAGGAAGACAAATTAATGCGAAAACGCACAGAAGATAAAAGTAATAGTATTTGGTATGAGTACGGATGTGTTTAg
- the LOC129240250 gene encoding protein Daple isoform X3: MANAGTATPMEIDDFINGALVNWLESCLPRPEVLTGYSSLLDGNIIHSVWLQIDPEPQNHPTDIRDLVGVSLCIARSKNFECIARNLKSLFEEELEHTILVLPDVYILGYHPESRHGLEQMKILLTLLLGAAVQCPNREIFIGRIKMLDVETQHAIVGLIKQVTEDQSLVLTKESVNLLTPVNMYNHILRLTKERDNIYLRWITSMCSESDLNMSACGDGSISIPLSPLSCALTTSCPTSNENNHMAVELADLKSKIRKLRQELEEKSENQLELREELEHKNAQYEKLRAESQEWYAEAKRAYAYRDEVDVLRERAERADRLEIEVQKFREKLTDADFYKTRVEELREDNRMLLETKEMLEDQLQRARKRSEHVMKLESEIIKYKQKLNDMALERTLDRTKLEELLEENTQLQLVAKNLNSSQRLDSAFSDNEDECNSGDNSLSEQLTNDAQTRILKLELRNKQLSAALEQLKENSFHESTNKILDLEKDKKKLSLKLEQMQDNIQRLTQQNAALEDVFKSALEENKKLQDTMDDRQKSYERQGQERELERNKLMDLEQHVETLNKEKQRLQTLNESIQRRADDLDRLLDTRTKEIQQLTERSQEVSKVKEKVYDLEAKLSVCERENNSLLKEVTKLKENSEEKSVQLDESTAKVEAQTKDIERLTKELAETDLIQQKIVELEKQNQELISQRDIDAETIATLRNDLVSGTLATNKVRQNLEKLGLTDSGEADGNGDLNVETVVEKLVRNPETFKTVREIMLNVSKEQRQSENSKSDICVLCHRKEIYTVEKNIELSSSIEPQELSFEHKVTLSSPTSRQDRMEMLRLREANTNLSACYATLQTANIQLEAEKARLDVDVVTLGSQISSLNTQLVTLQVANSQLASEKDLLLKQSESVKQQNQNVQHDLMALRTLHDQLSAEYESLASGKEQLKLLLRDSRNETRELREHILGLEKRIIELTKENVVMKAYEDDLAILRTEHSKLTDDFRNLFRFKNEYKNIQEQYKMIRSDNSKLKKQNTELLRELDVKSDQIKTMENDAAYYSQQCEVLLQSNTHLDIDRKTLMDNISQLLSQYHELLSHSLEDKQHFREEEKSYTERLHNLSRQKEKLEEKIMEHYKKPETVIPKKKPFASSIVRRVKKAGSDFINKVPKSRNRRSWVDDSRLTSSQFMIGSESGGNDSDNSFEEPMSIASDTHLLQRNMPMRQSLQRLEAPDVTGSSLTLGTAGSRRTVYLIDENQKIPETTTNSNGSDISASGRLSTSHSPLNSSDCLSSITLGGVSAASGDCMDADIGVGFAGVGMAEPQIPTTVTPVPKNDNPTTFLMYNRINTTIGSNTGTEGNITPGTSRDATLPPSNGATPASATPAPQEDKLMRKRTEDKSNSIWYEYGCV, translated from the exons ATGGCTAACGCAGGAACAGCTACTCCCATGGAAATCGATGATTTTATAAATGGAGCTCTGGTTAATTGG TTGGAATCATGTTTGCCGCGCCCAGAAGTACTTACCGGCTATTCTTCTTTGTTAGATGGCAATATTATACACAGTGTGTGGTTGCAAATCGATCCAGAACCACAAAATCATCCAACAGATATCCGCGATTTAGTTGGAGTTTCGTTGTGTATAGCTCGGTCAAAAAACTTCGAATGCATTGCCCGCAATTTAAAATCCCTTTTCGAGGAAGAGCTCGAACACACTATACTCGTACTTCCCGACGTGTATATACTAGGGTACCATCCCGAATCGAGACACGGTTTggaacaaatgaaaattttgttaacaTTGCTATTGGGCGCTGCAGTACAATGTCCTAATCGCGAAATATTCATTGGACGCATTAAAATGCTAGACGTGGAAACTCAACATGCAATTGTTGGTTTGATCAAACAA GTAACTGAGGACCAAAGTCTCGTGCTTACAAAGGAATCTGTAAATTTACTCACACCTGTCAATATGTATAATCATATATTGCGTTTAACAAAGGAACGAGACAATATCTACTTGCGTTGGATTACCTCTATGTGCTCGGAGTCTGATTTAAATATGAGTGCTTGTGGTGATGGTTCGATAAGTATACCTCTTTCTCCACTCTCTTGCGCGTTGACGACGTCTTGCCCAACTTCTAATGAAAATAATCACATGGCAGTAGAGCTAGCTGATTTGAAATCCAAAATTCGCAAATTGCGACAAGAACT agaaGAGAAGTCGGAAAATCAACTTGAATTGCGTGAAGAACTAGAACATAAAAATGCGCAATACGAGAAATTGCGCGCAGag AGCCAAGAATGGTACGCTGAAGCAAAACGTGCCTATGCGTACCGTGATGAAGTAGATGTTCTAAGAGAACGTGCAGAGCGCGCTGATCGTTTGGAAATTGAGGTACaaaagtttcgagaaaaactaactgacgcagacTTTTATAAGACTCGTGTAGAAGAATTACGTGAGGATAATCGTATGCTTCTGGAAACAAA GGAAATGTTGGAAGATCAGTTGCAACGGGCACGAAAGCGTTCAGAACATGTGATGAAATTAGAATCTGAGAttattaaatacaaacaaaagctAAACGATATGGCACTGGAGCGAACTTTAGATCGTACTAAGTTAGAAGAACttttggaagaaaacacccagtTGCAATTAGTAGCGAAAAATCTTAATAGCAGCCAAAGACTTGATAGCGCCTTTTCAGATAACGAAGATGAATGCAATTCTGGCGATAACAGTTTGTCAGAGCAACTAACAAATGATGCTCAG ACacgaattttaaaattagaattaagaaATAAACAACTGTCGGCGGCGTTGGAACAACTGAAGGAGAATTCTTTCCATGAGTCTACAAATAAAATACTGGATCTTGAAAAGGATAAGAAAAAGTTATCTCTAAAACTTGAACAAATGCAAGATAACATTCAACGTTTAACGCAACAAAACGCTGCATTAGAAGATGTATTTAAAAGCGCCTTGGAAGAGAATAAAAAATTGCAGGACACAATGGATGATCGGCAAAAATCGTATGAACGCCAAGGTCAGGAACGTGAGTTGGAACGTAATAAGCTAATGGACTTGGAGCAGCATGTAGAAACTTTGAACAAGGAGAAACAACGCTTACAAACTCTGAACGAAAGTATACAGCGTCGCGCCGATGACTTAGATCGTCTGCTAGACACGCGTACGAAGGAAATTCAGCAGCTGACAGAACGCTCCCAAGAAGTGAGTAAGgttaaagaaaaagtgtacgaCTTGGAAGCGAAATTAAGTGTGTGTGAACGCGAAAATAATAGCCTTTTGAAAGAGGTAacgaaattgaaagaaaatagtgaagaaaaatcggTGCAACTAGATGAGTCGACAGCGAAGGTGGAAGCGCAAACCAAAGATATTGAACGACTTACAAAAGAATTGGCTGAAACAGAtctaatacaacaaaaaatcgtAGAACTCGAAAAGCAGAATCAGGAATTAATTTCTCAGCGTGATATTGATGCTGAAACTATAGCAACCTTACGCAATGATTTAGTGTCTGGTACTTTAGCCACCAATAAGGTGCGGCAAAACTTGGAAAAACTGGGCTTGACCGACAGTGGCGAGGCAGATGGAAATGGCGATTTGAATGTGGAAACTGTCGTCGAAAAATTGGTACGTAATCCCGAAACTTTCAAAACTGTGCGGGAAATTATGTTGAATGTATCGAAAGAGCAGCGTCAAAGCGAAAACTCGAAGTCAGATATTTGCGTGCTATGCCATCGCAAAGAGATTTATactgttgaaaaaaatattgaactatCATCTAGTATTGAGCCCCAGGAGCTAAGCTTCGAACACAAAGTTACCTTAAGCTCACCAACAAGTCGACAAGACCGTATGGAAATGTTACGGCTAAGAGAGGCAAACACCAATTTGAGTGCGTGTTATGCGACGCTACAAACTGCCAATATTCAATTAGAAGCCGAAAAGGCGCGCCTCGATGTAGACGTAGTAACGCTGGGTTCACAGATATCATCCCTGAACACACAATTGGTTACACTACAAGTGGCTAATTCACAACTTGCCTCTGAAAAGGACCTATTACTGAAGCAAAGTGAATCCGTTAAACAACAAAATCAGAATGTACAACATGACTTGATGGCGTTACGCACTTTGCACGATCAGCTTTCAGCAGAATACGAGTCGCTTGCCTCAGGCAAGGAACAGCTAAAGTTGCTGCTGCGCGATTCACGAAATGAGACACGCGAGCTGCGCGAACATATTTTGGGTTTAGAAAAGCGAATTATTGAACTAACAAAAGAAAATGTGGTCATGAAAGCCTATGAGGATGATTTGGCCATATTGCGTACAGAGCATTCGAAGCTGACTGatgattttcgaaatttgttcCGTTTCAAGAATGAATACAAAAACATACAG gagCAATACAAAATGATACGCTCAGATAATAgtaaactaaaaaagcaaaacacaGAACTACTGCGTGAGCTGGACGTGAAGAGTGACCAAATTAAAACCATGGAAAATGATGCCGCTTACTATTCACAACAGTGTGAA GTGTTACTGCAATCGAATACTCATCTAGATATAGATCGAAAAACCTTAATGGACAATATTTCCCAGTTATTATCCCAGTATCACGAGTTGCTTTCGCACTCCTTAGAAGACAAACAACATTTTCGCGAGGAAGAAAAAAGCTACACCGAACGCTTGCACAACTTGAGCCGCCAGAAAGAAAAGCTGGAGGAGAAAATAATGGAACACTATAAAAAGCCCGAAACTGTCATACCAAAAAA gaaACCTTTTGCCAGCAGCATTGTGCGGCGTGTGAAGAAAGCTGGATCGGATTTTATAAATAAGGTACCAAAAAGTCGG AATCGACGATCGTGGGTGGATGATTCGCGTCTAACATCGTCGCAGTTCATGATTGGGTCCGAGTCTGGTGGCAATGACTCTGATAATAGCTTTGAGGAGCCAATGTCCATTGCGTCGGATACACATTTGCTGCAACGAAACATGCCGATGAGGCAAAGTTTGCAAcg TCTTGAAGCGCCAGATGTGACGGGCAGCAGCTTGACACTGGGTACAGCCGGTTCTCGACGCACAGTTTATTTGATcgatgaaaaccaaaaaattccCGAAACGACGACGAATAGCAACGGTAGTGATATAAGCGCAAGCGGTCGACTATCGACTTCTCATTCGCCTCTAAATTCAAGCGACTGCTTATCATCGATCACCTTAGGAGGCGTCAGTGCTGCTAGTGGCGATTGTATGGATGCAGATATAGGAGTTGGATTTGCTGGTGTAGGCATGGCCGAGCCGCAGATACCTACAACTGTGACACCCGTACCAAAAAACGACAATCCGACCACATTTCTTATGTACAATCGTATAAATACGACGATCGGCAGTAATACTGGCACTGAAGGCAATATAACCCCGGGTACATCACGTGATGCCACACTACCGCCAAGCAATGGTGCGACGCCAGCGTCGGCGACACCAGCACCGCAGGAAGACAAATTAATGCGAAAACGCACAGAAGATAAAAGTAATAGTATTTGGTATGAGTACGGATGTGTTTAg